The following are encoded in a window of Telmatobacter sp. DSM 110680 genomic DNA:
- a CDS encoding ABC transporter permease codes for MRSLKALWLRFRGVFVRRKAMEFDAELESHIAMDADDAMRAGLSSEEAHRQALLRLGGVEQTRQAFRDRATLPPVESVLQDLSFAVRQMRRAPGFTITAVLTLALGIGANAIIYTLVDCILLRPLPYARQDRLVRISGENSPTFPKGWIRELGAHATALKAVAGYGPDAESNISESDIPDRVFGAMVTVNSFDTLGIHPELGSFFSAADANAGEDHDVVLSYGYWRQHFDADPSAIGRQIRIDGVSRRIIGVMPIGVHFPYADTQFVIPVSYRGGDVFDPWSDFNLRAFGRLADGATPAQAQAELRRLHAVLLPIFPFRMPDIWASDMTAVPLLESQTGSMRPRLLLLFGAVGLILLIACANVANLMLARATAREREIAVRSALGASGRRLVQQLLSESVVMGLTAGAVGLGAALASLRLFVHLLPADTPRIQDVSLHFGDITFTLCASVLAGLMFGLIPSIKMASMNLLSTLRIGGRTLLGTGSRFGLSMFLVVAQIGLTVVVITAAGLVLHSLYRLTRVDPGFRADHTVTAEVSLDAAACKQKGRCQSFFTSLLDRAQGIAGVESAALVDSLPLSGRENNYIYDAEDHPRDARQGARLATSRIVSTGYFNVLNLHLLRGRLLDAQDASGTTQAVVVNESIAQRLWPNQDPLGKHLLSVEDESAPAVWNAEKASIVVGVVRNAREGGLEEGFKDEVFLPMTPSREQPVMYAMLRTHTTASEAAAGLRSAVAGIDSLVPITRVRSLDEVVATSVAAPRALAMLLVGFGGLAVIIGAVGVYSLISYMVSWRTREIGLRLALGAQRWQIVLSVVRQSLILAGAGCVIGLAGSVALSRLLHSFLFEVSTLDPVTFCLIPLLMALVALVAAWIPARRAAAVDPMEALRAD; via the coding sequence ATGAGGTCACTCAAGGCGTTGTGGCTGCGATTTCGCGGCGTCTTTGTACGCCGGAAGGCTATGGAATTTGACGCCGAGCTGGAAAGTCATATCGCAATGGACGCTGACGACGCGATGCGCGCCGGACTTAGCAGCGAAGAAGCGCATCGCCAGGCTCTGCTGCGGCTGGGCGGCGTCGAGCAGACCCGGCAGGCATTTCGAGACCGTGCCACTCTCCCGCCCGTCGAAAGCGTATTGCAAGACCTCAGCTTTGCCGTGCGTCAGATGCGCCGTGCGCCGGGTTTCACGATCACCGCGGTGCTGACCCTGGCCCTCGGCATCGGCGCAAATGCGATCATCTACACCCTTGTCGATTGCATCTTGTTGCGCCCGTTGCCCTACGCTCGCCAGGATCGCCTCGTGCGTATTTCCGGTGAGAATTCGCCAACCTTCCCCAAAGGCTGGATTCGCGAGCTTGGCGCGCATGCGACTGCGCTCAAGGCCGTCGCAGGTTATGGGCCCGATGCCGAATCGAACATCTCAGAGTCCGATATACCTGATCGCGTTTTCGGCGCGATGGTCACTGTGAACTCCTTCGACACGCTGGGAATTCATCCCGAACTCGGCAGCTTCTTTTCCGCAGCGGACGCGAATGCAGGTGAGGATCACGATGTCGTCCTCAGCTACGGCTATTGGCGACAGCACTTCGACGCGGATCCCTCGGCAATCGGACGGCAGATCCGCATTGACGGCGTGTCGCGCAGAATTATTGGGGTGATGCCGATCGGTGTTCACTTTCCTTACGCTGACACGCAATTCGTGATTCCAGTTTCCTACCGCGGCGGCGATGTCTTCGATCCCTGGAGCGATTTCAATCTTCGCGCATTTGGGCGACTCGCAGATGGAGCCACTCCCGCGCAAGCGCAGGCAGAGTTGCGCAGGCTGCATGCGGTGCTCCTTCCCATTTTCCCTTTTCGGATGCCGGACATCTGGGCTTCGGATATGACGGCCGTGCCGCTGCTCGAATCGCAGACCGGCTCGATGCGTCCGCGGCTGCTGCTGCTATTCGGCGCAGTGGGACTTATTCTTCTGATTGCCTGCGCGAATGTGGCCAACCTCATGCTGGCGCGCGCCACTGCGCGTGAGCGCGAGATTGCGGTCCGCAGCGCTCTGGGCGCTTCGGGACGTCGGCTTGTCCAGCAACTCCTGTCAGAAAGCGTCGTCATGGGATTGACGGCCGGCGCCGTGGGCCTCGGCGCGGCTCTCGCGAGTCTCAGGCTGTTTGTGCATCTGTTACCGGCAGATACACCGCGCATTCAGGATGTGTCGCTGCATTTCGGAGATATCACGTTCACGCTCTGTGCATCCGTACTCGCCGGACTAATGTTTGGCCTCATCCCATCGATCAAGATGGCCTCGATGAACTTGCTGAGTACGCTTCGAATCGGCGGCAGAACTCTGCTGGGCACCGGTTCGCGATTCGGCCTGTCCATGTTCCTGGTCGTAGCGCAGATCGGCCTCACCGTTGTAGTGATCACTGCAGCCGGATTGGTGCTGCACAGCTTGTATCGGCTCACCCGCGTCGATCCGGGATTCCGTGCAGACCATACCGTTACCGCCGAGGTTTCGCTGGATGCGGCAGCCTGCAAGCAAAAAGGGCGCTGCCAATCCTTCTTCACATCTCTGCTGGATCGGGCGCAAGGGATTGCCGGCGTGGAGAGCGCGGCACTAGTCGACTCGCTACCATTGAGCGGTCGCGAAAATAACTATATTTACGACGCAGAAGATCATCCGCGTGATGCACGGCAGGGAGCACGCCTTGCCACGAGCCGCATTGTTTCTACCGGCTACTTCAACGTGCTGAATCTCCATCTGCTTCGCGGACGCTTGCTCGATGCACAGGATGCCTCGGGCACCACCCAAGCTGTGGTCGTCAACGAGAGCATTGCGCAGCGGCTCTGGCCCAATCAGGACCCGCTGGGCAAGCACCTGTTGAGTGTCGAGGATGAAAGCGCTCCGGCGGTGTGGAACGCCGAAAAGGCATCGATCGTTGTGGGGGTTGTGCGCAACGCGCGGGAAGGCGGTCTGGAAGAGGGATTCAAGGACGAGGTTTTTCTTCCGATGACACCGAGCCGTGAACAGCCGGTGATGTACGCAATGCTGCGTACGCACACCACCGCTTCTGAAGCTGCGGCAGGTCTTCGTAGCGCCGTGGCGGGCATCGACTCGCTGGTGCCGATCACGCGCGTGCGCTCTCTCGATGAGGTCGTTGCGACGTCGGTCGCCGCTCCGCGAGCTCTGGCGATGTTGCTGGTTGGATTTGGCGGTCTGGCCGTGATCATCGGCGCCGTCGGCGTTTATAGCCTCATCTCGTATATGGTTAGCTGGCGCACGCGGGAGATCGGGCTACGCCTGGCATTAGGCGCGCAGCGGTGGCAGATCGTGTTGAGCGTCGTGCGGCAGAGTCTCATTCTCGCCGGAGCCGGATGCGTGATCGGACTCGCGGGTTCCGTCGCACTCAGCCGTCTGCTGCATAGCTTCCTCTTTGAGGTCAGCACGCTAGATCCCGTGACGTTCTGCCTCATTCCTCTTTTGATGGCGCTCGTCGCGCTTGTTGCCGCGTGGATTCCCGCACGCCGCGCCGCTGCCGTCGATCCCATGGAGGCACTGAGAGCAGACTAG
- a CDS encoding amidohydrolase: MRRTLSVLVATVVAPCALVAQNVGSAPSDLAASAKRQLPALTETYKHLHRNPELSHHEEKTSAFVAGELRKLGYTVTERVGKYPDGSQAYGVVAMLQNGAGPRVLIRADMDALPVEEKTGLDYASKVRSTNAQGQDVGVMHACGHDIHMTVLLGAARELAERKSQWHGTLMLIGQPSEEMIDGSKAMLADGLYGRFGRPDFVVAEHDSNDVAAGSISIKGGPLLASSNGITVTMRGIGGHGSRPEAGKDPIVLAAEFVLVAQTIVSRQIDPQQPAVLTVGTIHGGTKNNIIPDEVQLGISLRTYSPAVRDAIIADIRRTAKGLAESYGIPEDRMPVVTLGESTPETFNDPALAERLRASAVAALGKGRVEEAKAVMGSEDVGLFTLDGKIPGVMYWLGAADASKLAESKKTGVSLPSLHSALFAPVYAPAIETGVTAMTAMALDLLK; encoded by the coding sequence ATGAGGCGAACTCTCTCAGTGCTTGTGGCAACGGTGGTGGCACCCTGTGCGTTAGTGGCGCAGAACGTAGGCTCTGCACCATCAGACCTTGCAGCTTCGGCCAAACGGCAGTTGCCGGCACTGACCGAGACTTACAAGCACCTGCATCGCAATCCCGAGCTATCGCACCACGAAGAAAAGACATCCGCATTTGTCGCGGGAGAACTGCGCAAGCTGGGATACACCGTAACGGAGCGCGTAGGCAAGTATCCGGATGGCTCACAAGCGTACGGCGTAGTGGCCATGTTGCAGAATGGCGCCGGACCGCGCGTGCTGATTCGCGCCGATATGGATGCACTACCCGTGGAAGAAAAGACCGGTCTCGATTACGCATCGAAAGTGCGCTCGACCAATGCGCAAGGGCAGGACGTAGGCGTGATGCACGCGTGCGGACACGACATCCATATGACGGTTCTGCTGGGCGCTGCGCGTGAATTGGCGGAACGCAAGAGCCAGTGGCATGGAACCTTGATGCTCATCGGTCAACCCTCAGAAGAGATGATTGACGGCTCTAAAGCAATGCTGGCGGACGGTCTGTACGGGCGTTTCGGGCGTCCCGACTTCGTGGTAGCGGAGCACGATTCCAATGACGTAGCGGCGGGATCCATCTCCATCAAAGGCGGCCCGCTGCTCGCGAGCTCCAACGGAATCACTGTCACGATGCGTGGGATTGGCGGCCACGGCTCACGACCCGAAGCTGGAAAAGACCCGATCGTGCTGGCTGCGGAGTTCGTGCTGGTGGCCCAGACCATCGTCAGCCGCCAGATTGATCCGCAGCAACCAGCGGTGTTGACGGTGGGCACAATTCACGGTGGGACGAAGAACAACATCATTCCCGACGAAGTGCAATTGGGAATTTCGCTGCGGACCTACTCGCCTGCGGTGCGTGACGCGATAATCGCGGACATTCGCCGCACTGCAAAAGGTCTCGCCGAGTCGTACGGCATCCCCGAGGACCGCATGCCGGTGGTGACGCTGGGCGAGAGCACGCCGGAGACCTTCAACGATCCTGCGCTCGCGGAACGTCTGCGTGCATCGGCAGTGGCAGCGTTGGGAAAGGGCCGCGTTGAGGAAGCCAAAGCTGTGATGGGCAGCGAAGACGTGGGACTGTTCACCCTAGACGGGAAAATCCCCGGCGTGATGTATTGGCTGGGAGCAGCCGATGCCAGCAAGCTGGCGGAAAGCAAGAAGACAGGCGTTTCGCTGCCGAGTCTGCACTCCGCTTTGTTTGCTCCGGTCTATGCACCCGCAATCGAGACGGGAGTAACAGCGATGACGGCGATGGCGCTCGACCTGCTGAAGTAG
- a CDS encoding PadR family transcriptional regulator — protein sequence MGDKTDVWQGTLALMILKTLETMGPQHGYGLARRIEQTSGDLLQLNYGTLYPALLKLEQEGYVRSEWGTSDNNRKAKFYELTKAGHKQVRKAAAEWEQATEILSRFLTPAEGA from the coding sequence ATGGGCGACAAAACCGATGTTTGGCAGGGCACGCTGGCCTTGATGATTCTGAAAACACTTGAGACTATGGGCCCGCAACATGGGTATGGGCTCGCTCGCCGTATCGAGCAGACCAGCGGCGATCTGCTCCAGCTCAACTACGGCACGCTCTATCCGGCCCTGCTGAAGCTTGAGCAGGAGGGATACGTTCGCTCCGAGTGGGGCACCTCCGATAACAACCGCAAAGCGAAGTTCTACGAACTGACCAAAGCCGGCCACAAGCAGGTGCGCAAGGCGGCAGCCGAGTGGGAGCAGGCGACTGAAATTCTTTCGCGCTTTCTGACTCCCGCCGAAGGCGCATAG
- a CDS encoding ABC transporter permease has protein sequence MRKLRALWIRFTGLLRPRRTDDEFSQELDSHIGMHVDEALRSGLSPDEARRRALIQLGGVEQVRQAQRERTSLPWIENLVRDLRYAVRRLAKHPAVTAIAILSIGLGIGANATIFSMVNRFVLRPAPMGNPTTLLALHTTHDGDRCCNSFSWPLYTDVRDQARSFAGVAAYYELIPASIGGPGEPERVWGQGVTANFFDVTELHMVLGRGFTPSEESAPSVVLGENLWRRRFDSDPALVGKSVHISGRNFTVVGIAPPSFHGADQILYTEFWVPIGNIGTLVPTVPDQKSRQFHFVDVLARLAPGVSPTRASVELKGIARRLASAYPDTDKGSTIVFEQAGSLPSNVRGPVILFFTALTVVVLLVLAIAGANVANLLFAQAALRQRDMAIRLAMGATRARLRRQMLMESVLLGLGGGATGVLLSLWSTNILSAMRLPAPVPIDVRIDEDWRVLAFAFALSVVSGVVLGVAPAWAASHPRLANSLKGEDALARPGRPLSLRNILIVVQIAMSVVLLSLTGLFLRSLGSAATIDIGFRPQGLLKMSVDPRVHGYTAERTAQFFGQIRQRVAALPGVDAVACTDVALLSDGNRSDAFSVAANPGSGPAPVDADLYMVTPGFFDVMGIPRLSGSDFGDEKSAAINTAVVSQSFAERVLGQKNPLGQRITGGGTTYEIIGVVGNVKSRSLGEDIRPVLYRSLNQSIAADPSLMGYTLLVHTSRNPASLEQSVRREIHVLDPAMAIYGEETMEEHVRTAYFLPRLAATLFGVFGFIGLLLAAVGLYGVMSYAVSRRTREIGIRMALGARPGLVERLVVRQGMVLAIIAMVIGWPAAWMLSRLASSFLYGIQPHDSLTFTIVPLFLAGVALVACWLPARRAASIDPVQALRTE, from the coding sequence ATGCGAAAACTCCGTGCGCTTTGGATTCGCTTCACCGGCTTGCTGCGCCCTCGCCGCACCGACGACGAGTTTTCCCAAGAGCTCGACTCGCACATTGGCATGCACGTTGACGAAGCTCTGCGCTCCGGACTGAGTCCTGACGAAGCGCGCAGGCGAGCCCTCATTCAACTCGGAGGCGTAGAACAAGTCCGCCAGGCACAGCGCGAACGCACCAGTCTTCCTTGGATCGAAAACCTGGTGCGCGATCTGCGTTATGCCGTTCGGAGGCTCGCCAAGCACCCCGCCGTTACTGCTATCGCCATCCTTTCGATCGGTCTCGGTATCGGCGCCAATGCCACCATTTTCTCGATGGTCAATCGATTCGTTCTGCGCCCAGCACCGATGGGCAACCCTACAACGCTGCTAGCATTGCACACCACACATGATGGCGATCGATGCTGCAATTCATTTTCGTGGCCTCTCTATACAGATGTGCGCGATCAGGCCAGGTCCTTTGCCGGAGTGGCTGCCTATTACGAACTGATTCCCGCTTCGATTGGTGGTCCGGGAGAGCCGGAGCGCGTTTGGGGACAGGGCGTGACCGCGAACTTCTTTGACGTCACAGAACTCCACATGGTGCTGGGCCGCGGTTTTACGCCCAGCGAGGAAAGCGCGCCCTCCGTCGTGCTGGGCGAAAATCTCTGGCGGCGCCGCTTCGACAGCGATCCTGCGCTTGTGGGTAAATCCGTTCATATCTCTGGCCGTAACTTTACGGTGGTTGGTATCGCGCCTCCTTCATTCCACGGAGCCGATCAGATCCTCTATACGGAGTTTTGGGTGCCGATAGGAAATATCGGAACGCTCGTCCCCACCGTTCCCGATCAAAAATCACGGCAATTTCATTTCGTGGATGTGCTCGCTCGCCTCGCTCCCGGCGTCTCTCCCACACGGGCCTCTGTCGAGTTGAAAGGGATTGCTAGGCGTCTCGCAAGCGCCTATCCGGATACAGATAAAGGCAGCACTATTGTGTTTGAGCAAGCGGGCTCCTTGCCTTCCAACGTGCGCGGTCCCGTCATCCTCTTCTTCACAGCTTTGACGGTCGTTGTTCTACTCGTTCTCGCGATTGCCGGAGCCAACGTCGCCAATCTGCTGTTCGCGCAGGCCGCGTTGCGTCAGCGCGATATGGCTATTCGGCTTGCAATGGGAGCAACGCGGGCCCGACTGCGCCGCCAGATGTTGATGGAGAGTGTTCTTCTCGGACTTGGTGGTGGTGCGACGGGAGTTCTTCTCTCCCTCTGGTCTACAAATATCCTCTCAGCGATGAGACTGCCCGCACCCGTGCCCATTGATGTCCGCATTGATGAGGACTGGCGCGTATTGGCCTTCGCATTCGCACTCAGCGTTGTAAGCGGAGTGGTGCTGGGCGTAGCGCCTGCGTGGGCTGCCTCGCATCCACGGCTGGCAAATTCCCTGAAGGGCGAAGATGCGCTGGCGCGGCCTGGCCGCCCCCTCAGCCTGCGCAACATACTCATCGTGGTTCAGATCGCGATGTCGGTGGTTTTGCTTTCCCTCACGGGACTCTTCCTTCGGAGCCTCGGGAGCGCGGCAACAATTGATATCGGTTTCCGTCCACAAGGATTGCTCAAAATGTCAGTTGATCCGCGCGTTCACGGGTATACGGCAGAACGCACGGCGCAGTTTTTCGGGCAGATCAGGCAACGCGTCGCGGCGCTCCCCGGCGTGGATGCGGTTGCCTGCACCGATGTCGCTCTCCTCTCGGATGGAAATCGCAGCGACGCATTTTCTGTCGCAGCTAACCCAGGGAGTGGTCCCGCGCCTGTCGACGCGGATCTCTATATGGTCACTCCTGGATTCTTCGACGTTATGGGCATTCCGCGTCTATCGGGCAGCGACTTCGGCGACGAAAAATCCGCAGCGATCAACACAGCCGTGGTAAGCCAATCCTTTGCCGAGCGCGTCCTCGGGCAGAAAAATCCCCTTGGACAACGGATTACGGGAGGAGGCACCACCTACGAGATCATTGGTGTCGTCGGCAATGTCAAATCTCGATCTCTGGGCGAAGATATCCGTCCCGTGCTCTACCGCTCACTCAATCAAAGCATCGCAGCAGACCCTTCCCTGATGGGTTACACCCTGCTTGTGCACACTTCGCGCAATCCCGCATCGCTCGAGCAATCGGTGCGTCGCGAGATCCACGTCCTCGACCCAGCGATGGCTATTTATGGCGAAGAGACCATGGAAGAGCATGTGCGTACGGCATATTTCCTGCCGCGGCTTGCCGCCACGCTCTTTGGCGTTTTCGGCTTTATAGGACTGTTGCTCGCAGCGGTCGGTCTCTACGGCGTGATGAGTTACGCCGTTAGCCGCCGAACTCGCGAGATTGGAATCCGCATGGCGCTCGGGGCGCGTCCCGGCCTTGTCGAACGACTCGTCGTTCGACAGGGAATGGTGCTGGCCATCATCGCGATGGTAATCGGCTGGCCCGCCGCATGGATGCTTTCAAGACTCGCGTCGAGTTTTCTTTATGGAATTCAGCCGCACGATTCGCTGACTTTTACGATTGTCCCGCTGTTTCTTGCAGGAGTCGCGCTGGTTGCCTGCTGGCTTCCCGCGCGGCGTGCAGCTTCCATCGATCCCGTGCAGGCATTGCGCACGGAATAG
- a CDS encoding serine hydrolase domain-containing protein: protein MRHASSLSAFRAVSVAAMLAFSTCLSIAQQSAKPAPNYPLDLNVVKPETVGFSSERLERLHAMMQQAVDQKQLAGVVTILARHGKVIDYRTYGYRDVAASAPMTKDVIFRDFSMTKPVTGVAMMILYEQGKWLPSDPISKFIPEFAHLKVYKGVDSSGNLILTDPDHPPTMRELMTHTAGFTYGFFGDTPVDKMYRDANLLASANLQEFIDKLAKIPLLYQPGQGWTYSMSMDVQGYIVEKLSGKSLPDFVRDNIYVPLEMRDAGFFVPADKRSRFSVLYRSSPTGELVADPSASHRSGDYDVQPTMPSGGGGMVSTAEDYYRFATMLLNSGELDGKRILSPATVKLMTSNHVPTELLTGKFGIGSQVMRPGFGYGYDCAVVFDPPEANLPDGKGTFFWDGAAGTWFWVDPVNDIVFVGMIQRMMSPDNGRLEYSAHAVVDQALVDPSK from the coding sequence ATGAGACACGCCTCGTCCCTATCCGCATTTCGAGCCGTTTCTGTGGCGGCTATGCTTGCGTTCAGTACATGCCTGTCCATTGCGCAGCAGAGCGCGAAGCCGGCACCGAACTATCCGCTCGATCTAAACGTTGTAAAGCCGGAGACCGTTGGATTTTCTTCAGAGCGCCTTGAGCGGTTGCACGCAATGATGCAGCAGGCGGTCGATCAAAAGCAGCTCGCCGGCGTCGTCACGATCCTTGCCCGCCACGGGAAAGTTATCGATTACAGGACCTATGGTTATCGTGACGTTGCGGCCAGCGCACCGATGACCAAGGATGTCATCTTCCGCGATTTTTCGATGACGAAGCCCGTGACCGGTGTGGCCATGATGATCCTCTACGAACAGGGAAAGTGGCTGCCCTCAGACCCCATCTCCAAATTCATACCTGAATTCGCGCACCTGAAGGTCTACAAAGGCGTAGACTCCAGCGGAAACCTTATCTTGACGGATCCAGATCATCCTCCCACCATGCGCGAACTGATGACGCACACGGCTGGATTCACGTACGGATTTTTCGGCGACACTCCCGTCGACAAGATGTATCGCGACGCGAACCTCCTGGCTTCGGCCAATCTGCAGGAGTTCATCGACAAGCTGGCCAAGATCCCGCTGCTCTATCAGCCCGGCCAAGGATGGACCTACAGCATGTCCATGGATGTCCAGGGTTACATTGTCGAAAAGCTTTCCGGCAAATCGCTCCCTGATTTCGTGCGCGACAACATCTATGTGCCACTTGAAATGCGCGATGCCGGCTTTTTCGTTCCTGCTGACAAGCGCAGCCGATTCTCAGTGCTCTATCGTAGCAGCCCAACCGGAGAGTTGGTTGCGGATCCCAGCGCCAGCCACAGATCAGGCGATTACGATGTGCAGCCGACGATGCCTTCAGGCGGAGGCGGCATGGTCTCTACGGCGGAGGATTATTACCGCTTCGCGACCATGCTTCTGAATAGCGGCGAGCTGGACGGCAAGCGAATTTTGTCGCCCGCGACGGTCAAACTGATGACCTCGAACCATGTTCCCACGGAGTTGCTCACCGGCAAGTTCGGCATTGGCTCCCAGGTGATGAGGCCAGGGTTTGGCTATGGGTATGACTGCGCAGTTGTCTTCGATCCGCCTGAAGCCAATCTCCCCGACGGCAAAGGAACGTTTTTCTGGGACGGCGCCGCGGGCACGTGGTTCTGGGTCGATCCCGTCAACGATATTGTGTTCGTTGGGATGATCCAGCGGATGATGAGCCCGGACAACGGAAGGCTGGAGTACAGCGCACACGCGGTCGTCGACCAGGCTCTCGTGGATCCGTCAAAATAG
- a CDS encoding ABC transporter permease, whose amino-acid sequence MSTLPAKFRAFWRRLHGTLRTGDAAHDFDAELEAHVAMDAAAGIEAGLSPTEARRQALLRLGGAEQTRQAYRERRGLLWIENFSQDLRYGLRTLRRTPGFTVTAVLTLGLGIGACTAIFSLVNAVLIRSLPYGDPQRLVYLFTPNPNLKIPPEVICPRYGDFYDIKRENKSFADMTSYEQALFKVPIQGATETVEAARVDEGFFSTLQSTPELGRTINADDNQPGHSKVAVISHSLWVSMFGANADVLKRSLQLDNAMYQIIGVMPPKFEYPFNSDLPYGNPHIVSTRIWVPLALTPKQKADRDIDDNVAVARLRPGVSIEQAQSEFGTMMARFNRLYPGQLGDWGALVESFTGLSIGPVRPLMNLLLGTVALVLLIACGNAANLLLARAAERGRELSVRSALGAGRGRMVRQLLTESLLIGIGGCAVGMMLAFIFLRVLPRLDPGNIPRLNEASLDGRVLLVAIVASMLTSMIAGLLPAASASRMQLTDFLKSHNGPGRSAGHSRLQSALIVAQTAMVVVLLAGAGLLMRSYINVISVDTGFSQSTLTMNIALGDRYDQPQSGRAAYLKSILEKISKLPGVISAGAVSDLPLAKSESLSTFRIDGFANQKGQIVEARSITPNYFDAMQIPLIAGRYFSESDDPGPAHPVIINERFARTYFSNRNPIGGRISTDEKQAQWGTVVGVVADVRHTSLEEEPQAQMYSPSYDTRENSLAVRSSLPPAVMVNEIRSALKTTDPDVTFSDVRTMGDLVSLASARRRFQTSLLVAFAAIALVLALVGLYGLMAFSVNRRMREVGIRMALGAERGDVLLLILKNASVLVVSGLFTGLFCTWLITRLLKSFLFGVSEHDPLTVISISVLLVVCGLVAALVPARRAASIDPMQALRTE is encoded by the coding sequence ATGAGTACCCTGCCAGCAAAATTTCGTGCCTTCTGGCGCCGGCTTCATGGCACGCTGCGTACCGGAGATGCCGCGCACGACTTCGATGCGGAACTCGAAGCGCATGTCGCGATGGATGCGGCGGCGGGCATTGAGGCTGGCCTTTCTCCAACAGAGGCCCGTCGTCAGGCGCTGCTGCGGCTCGGCGGTGCGGAACAAACACGACAGGCTTACCGCGAGCGGCGCGGTCTGCTGTGGATAGAAAACTTCTCTCAGGACCTTCGCTACGGCCTTCGCACATTACGTCGGACGCCAGGCTTCACCGTGACGGCCGTGCTTACGCTGGGTCTCGGCATTGGAGCGTGTACGGCGATCTTCAGTCTCGTGAATGCCGTGCTCATTCGCTCACTGCCTTACGGAGATCCTCAGCGTCTCGTTTATCTGTTTACTCCAAATCCAAATCTGAAAATTCCGCCCGAAGTGATCTGTCCGCGCTACGGCGATTTTTATGACATCAAGCGCGAGAATAAATCGTTCGCAGACATGACTTCGTACGAGCAGGCCTTGTTCAAAGTCCCGATCCAGGGAGCGACGGAGACGGTCGAAGCAGCGCGCGTAGATGAAGGCTTTTTTTCAACGCTCCAGTCCACGCCGGAACTGGGCCGCACGATCAACGCCGATGACAATCAACCCGGCCACTCGAAGGTTGCCGTCATCAGCCATTCGCTTTGGGTGTCGATGTTCGGGGCGAACGCAGACGTCCTGAAGCGCTCGCTGCAACTTGATAACGCGATGTATCAGATTATCGGCGTGATGCCCCCCAAGTTCGAGTACCCGTTCAACTCGGATCTGCCCTACGGAAACCCGCACATTGTCTCCACGCGAATCTGGGTACCGCTCGCGTTGACGCCGAAGCAGAAGGCGGATCGTGACATCGATGACAATGTAGCCGTTGCGCGCCTGCGCCCAGGAGTATCCATCGAGCAGGCGCAGTCAGAGTTTGGCACGATGATGGCTCGTTTCAACCGCCTGTATCCCGGTCAGCTTGGCGATTGGGGCGCGCTGGTGGAGAGCTTCACGGGACTCTCGATTGGCCCGGTGCGACCGCTGATGAATCTGCTGCTCGGCACTGTCGCCCTCGTGCTTCTGATTGCCTGCGGAAACGCCGCCAATCTGCTGCTGGCGCGCGCGGCTGAGCGTGGTCGCGAGTTGAGCGTGCGTTCCGCGCTTGGCGCTGGCCGCGGCCGAATGGTACGGCAGCTTCTGACCGAATCGCTGCTGATTGGGATCGGTGGCTGCGCGGTCGGTATGATGCTTGCGTTTATCTTCCTGCGCGTGCTGCCGCGTCTCGATCCCGGCAACATTCCGCGACTGAATGAAGCCTCTCTTGACGGGCGTGTGCTGCTGGTCGCAATCGTGGCTTCAATGTTGACAAGCATGATCGCCGGCCTGTTGCCCGCTGCGAGTGCCTCGCGTATGCAACTCACAGACTTTCTGAAGTCGCACAACGGACCGGGGAGATCAGCGGGACACAGCCGTTTGCAGAGCGCGTTGATCGTCGCGCAAACCGCCATGGTTGTGGTGCTGCTTGCTGGCGCCGGCTTGCTGATGCGCAGTTACATCAACGTCATCTCGGTGGATACGGGCTTTTCGCAGTCCACGTTGACCATGAACATCGCGCTCGGCGACCGCTACGACCAGCCACAGTCAGGTCGCGCAGCCTACTTAAAAAGCATCCTCGAGAAGATCAGCAAACTTCCAGGAGTGATTTCAGCTGGCGCGGTCAGTGACCTGCCGTTGGCGAAGAGCGAGAGCCTTTCCACTTTCAGGATTGATGGCTTCGCAAACCAGAAAGGTCAGATCGTCGAAGCACGATCGATTACGCCCAACTATTTTGACGCGATGCAAATCCCGCTCATCGCTGGACGATACTTCAGTGAAAGCGACGATCCGGGTCCCGCGCATCCCGTCATCATCAACGAGCGATTTGCCCGGACCTACTTTTCCAATCGCAATCCGATTGGCGGGCGGATCAGCACGGACGAAAAGCAGGCGCAATGGGGCACGGTGGTCGGCGTTGTTGCTGACGTACGCCACACAAGCCTGGAAGAGGAGCCGCAGGCACAGATGTACAGCCCGAGCTACGATACGCGCGAGAACTCGCTCGCCGTGCGGTCGTCGCTTCCACCCGCGGTGATGGTTAATGAAATTCGTTCGGCATTGAAGACGACCGATCCAGATGTAACATTTTCCGATGTCCGCACCATGGGCGACCTGGTCTCGCTCGCAAGTGCGCGACGGCGGTTCCAGACATCGCTTCTCGTGGCGTTCGCCGCCATCGCATTGGTGCTGGCGCTGGTGGGCCTCTACGGTCTGATGGCATTCTCAGTGAACCGGCGCATGCGCGAAGTGGGCATCCGCATGGCGCTCGGAGCAGAGCGCGGCGATGTCCTGCTCCTGATTCTGAAGAACGCTTCTGTGCTCGTGGTCAGCGGACTTTTTACAGGGTTGTTCTGCACGTGGCTCATCACGCGTTTGCTCAAGTCATTTCTCTTCGGAGTAAGCGAACACGATCCATTGACAGTGATTTCTATATCTGTGCTGCTTGTTGTCTGCGGGCTGGTTGCTGCGCTTGTCCCAGCTCGTCGTGCGGCATCCATCGACCCGATGCAGGCGTTGCGTACCGAATAG